The region GGGCACTCTCGACCTCATGGCCGCATCGCTCGACGCCGGGGCCGACATCGTCGGCGGCATCGACCCGCTCGGCCGCGACGGCGACGTCGCCGGTCACCTCGATGCCGTCTTCGGGCTCTCGGCGCGCAGCGGACGCGACCTCGACATCCATCTGCACGACGGGGGAGAGGAGGGTCTTGCGCAGATCCGCGAGATCGCCGCGCGCACCCGCGCCGCCGGCATGCAGGGACGGGTCACCGTGAGCCACGCCTTCGCCCTCTGCGACGCCGCTCTGCCCTCGCTGCGCGCCACCCTCGACGCCGTCGCCGAGGTGGGGCTCTGGATCACCACCTGCGCACTCGGACCCGACCCGGTGCCCGATCTCGACCTGTTCGAGACGCACGGCGTGCAGCTCGCCGCCGGCTCCGACGGCGTCCGCGACAGCTGGTCGCCGTTCGGCACGGGCAGCATGGTCGACCGGGCGCACCTGCTCGGCTACCGCACCGGAGCGGTCACCGACGCCGACCTCGAGCGCTGCTACCGCATCGCCTCGCGCGAAGGCGGCCGCATGCTCGGCATCCCCGACCTGAACACCGAGGTGGACGCCACGAGCGCCACACGCCTCGAGTTCGACACACCATCGATCGCGCAGCTCGTCGTCGATCGGCCCGCCCCTGCGCGCGTCATCCGTCACGGACGCGTGCTCTGACGATCCCCCACCACACCCTGATCACCCCCCACCCGAAAACACAGGAGTTCTCGTGGTTCTACGCAAGACAGCAC is a window of Microbacterium esteraromaticum DNA encoding:
- a CDS encoding amidohydrolase family protein, giving the protein MAAALIEPMPLAAAGLVDAHIHPDKTSWGDRWMTRRPAHTLDQLIENNLLALPEYGRSVEERAHALLSHALRSGTLAMRAHVDVGSEIGLAHVEGVRAAAERIGPDLTVQIVCFPQFGLLTNPGTLDLMAASLDAGADIVGGIDPLGRDGDVAGHLDAVFGLSARSGRDLDIHLHDGGEEGLAQIREIAARTRAAGMQGRVTVSHAFALCDAALPSLRATLDAVAEVGLWITTCALGPDPVPDLDLFETHGVQLAAGSDGVRDSWSPFGTGSMVDRAHLLGYRTGAVTDADLERCYRIASREGGRMLGIPDLNTEVDATSATRLEFDTPSIAQLVVDRPAPARVIRHGRVL